From the Paludisphaera mucosa genome, one window contains:
- the purL gene encoding phosphoribosylformylglycinamidine synthase subunit PurL: MLWHLDIAPASDRPDSTGLRIAQDALESGLAGPWRIAASRGFLVEGPLTAAELGDAARQVLVDPVVESFRVEPCPAADGLAATIVHVFPKAGVTDPEGESALALLRDLGYAVDGARSIRSYRVEGPADLVPRLIQRVLANDAVEQAVVGPLHLDHLGEGRPYDFALIVVPIRAMDDATLVKTSKDGQLSLSLAEMHTIQAHFRELGRDPTDCELETLAQTWSEHCSHKTLRGRIDFDGAPIANLLKRTIFSATQELDLDWLVSVFSDNAGVVRFDDEYDVCFKVETHNHPSAIDPYGGSNTGIGGVIRDALGTGLGAKPICNTDVFCVAPPDMSPDRLPAGVLHPKRVLKGVVAGVRDYGNRMGIPTVNGALAVDPAYLGNPLVFCGTVGVLPRGKAFKSVEPGDRIVALGGRTGRDGIHGATFSSVELTSESESISGGAVQIGNAITEKMVLDVIVRARDLGLFRALTDCGAGGFSSAVGEMGADTGAVVDLEKAPLKYQGLSYTEIWISEAQERMVLAVPPESWPEFRDLCELEGVEATDLGEFVDTGRLTLRYHGQVVGDLAMDFLHEGRPDVVRSATYKAPEPRAIDAPASADFTADLLAILGHWDVCSKEWIVRQYDHEVQSRTVVKPLVGERENGPGDASVILPVVGSNRGLAVSCGINPRYGRLDPYAMAACVIDEAVRNCVAVGADPDRIALLDNFCWGNPERPETLGTLVRAAQACRDLALAYRTPFISGKDSLYNEYAHEGKSLAIPPTLLISAIGQVPDVRRCTTMDFKAAGNLIVLLGTTRLEFGGSLFAEARRLEGGVVPAVDAKLGLAIFKALHRAISQGLVRSCHDLSEGGLAVALAESAFAGRIGAEVSLRDAPRDAGASSDAALLFSESPSRFLLEVEPARFEALAEALAGLPFAKLGSTVAAPRLVVDGLEGGRVLDASLDDMEAAWRRPLDW; encoded by the coding sequence ATGCTCTGGCATCTCGACATCGCCCCCGCGTCCGATCGGCCCGACTCGACCGGCCTCCGCATCGCGCAGGACGCCCTGGAATCGGGCCTGGCCGGCCCGTGGCGCATCGCCGCCAGCCGAGGGTTCCTCGTCGAGGGGCCGCTCACGGCCGCCGAACTCGGCGACGCGGCGCGGCAGGTCCTCGTCGACCCCGTGGTGGAATCCTTCCGCGTCGAGCCCTGCCCGGCCGCCGATGGGCTGGCCGCGACCATCGTCCACGTCTTCCCCAAGGCGGGCGTGACCGATCCCGAGGGCGAGAGCGCCCTGGCCCTGTTGCGAGACCTCGGGTATGCGGTCGACGGGGCGCGGAGCATCCGCAGCTACCGCGTGGAAGGTCCGGCGGACCTGGTGCCGCGGCTGATCCAGCGCGTGCTGGCCAACGACGCCGTCGAGCAGGCGGTCGTCGGCCCCCTTCACCTCGATCATCTGGGGGAGGGTCGCCCCTACGACTTCGCCCTGATCGTCGTCCCGATCCGGGCGATGGACGACGCGACGCTCGTGAAGACCAGCAAGGACGGCCAGCTCTCGCTGAGCCTGGCTGAGATGCACACGATCCAGGCCCACTTCCGTGAACTGGGACGCGACCCCACCGACTGCGAGTTGGAGACGCTTGCGCAGACCTGGAGCGAGCACTGCTCCCACAAGACGCTGCGCGGCCGGATCGACTTCGACGGCGCGCCGATCGCGAACCTGCTCAAGCGGACGATCTTCTCGGCGACCCAGGAGCTGGACCTCGACTGGCTCGTGAGCGTCTTCTCGGACAACGCCGGCGTGGTCCGGTTCGACGACGAGTACGACGTCTGCTTCAAGGTCGAGACGCACAACCATCCCTCGGCCATCGATCCCTACGGGGGATCGAACACCGGCATCGGCGGCGTGATCCGCGACGCCCTGGGCACCGGCCTGGGTGCCAAGCCGATCTGCAACACCGACGTCTTCTGCGTCGCCCCGCCCGACATGTCGCCCGACCGGCTGCCGGCGGGCGTCCTGCACCCCAAGCGCGTCCTGAAGGGCGTCGTCGCCGGGGTCCGCGACTACGGCAACCGGATGGGGATCCCCACGGTCAACGGCGCCCTCGCGGTCGACCCGGCCTACCTGGGCAACCCGCTGGTCTTCTGCGGGACCGTCGGCGTCCTGCCGCGCGGGAAGGCGTTCAAGAGCGTCGAGCCCGGCGACCGCATCGTCGCGCTCGGCGGCCGGACCGGTCGCGACGGGATCCACGGGGCGACGTTCAGCTCGGTCGAGCTGACGAGCGAGAGCGAGTCGATCTCGGGCGGCGCCGTGCAGATCGGCAACGCGATCACCGAGAAGATGGTGCTCGACGTCATCGTCCGGGCCCGCGACCTGGGCCTCTTCCGCGCCCTCACCGACTGCGGCGCCGGCGGCTTCAGCTCGGCGGTGGGCGAGATGGGCGCCGACACCGGCGCGGTCGTCGACCTGGAGAAGGCCCCGCTCAAGTATCAGGGCCTATCCTACACCGAGATCTGGATCTCCGAGGCCCAGGAGCGGATGGTCCTCGCCGTCCCCCCGGAATCGTGGCCCGAGTTCCGCGACCTCTGCGAGCTGGAAGGCGTCGAGGCCACCGACCTCGGCGAATTCGTGGACACCGGCCGCCTCACCCTCCGCTACCACGGCCAGGTGGTCGGCGACCTGGCGATGGACTTCCTCCACGAGGGTCGGCCCGACGTCGTCCGCTCCGCGACGTACAAGGCTCCGGAGCCCCGGGCGATCGACGCCCCGGCCTCCGCCGACTTCACGGCCGATCTGCTGGCGATCCTGGGCCACTGGGACGTCTGCAGCAAGGAATGGATCGTCCGCCAGTACGATCACGAGGTCCAGTCGCGCACCGTGGTCAAACCCCTGGTCGGCGAGCGCGAGAACGGGCCCGGCGACGCGTCGGTGATCCTGCCCGTCGTCGGCTCGAATCGCGGGCTCGCGGTCTCGTGCGGGATCAATCCCCGGTACGGGCGGCTCGACCCCTACGCGATGGCCGCCTGCGTCATCGACGAGGCCGTCCGCAACTGCGTCGCGGTGGGGGCCGACCCGGATCGCATCGCGCTCCTCGACAACTTCTGCTGGGGGAATCCGGAACGTCCCGAAACCCTGGGGACACTCGTCAGGGCCGCGCAGGCCTGTCGCGACCTGGCGCTCGCCTATCGGACGCCGTTCATCTCGGGCAAGGACAGCCTGTACAACGAGTACGCCCACGAGGGCAAGAGCCTCGCGATCCCCCCCACGCTCCTCATCAGCGCCATCGGCCAGGTGCCCGACGTCCGCCGTTGCACGACGATGGACTTCAAGGCCGCCGGCAACCTGATCGTCCTGCTGGGGACGACCCGGCTCGAATTCGGCGGTTCGTTGTTCGCGGAAGCCCGTCGTCTCGAAGGCGGCGTCGTGCCGGCGGTCGACGCCAAGCTCGGGCTGGCCATCTTCAAGGCCCTCCATCGGGCGATCTCGCAGGGACTGGTTCGAAGCTGCCACGACCTCAGCGAGGGCGGCCTGGCCGTCGCGCTCGCCGAATCGGCCTTCGCCGGCCGGATCGGCGCCGAGGTCTCCCTGCGGGACGCGCCCCGGGACGCCGGGGCGTCCTCCGACGCCGCCCTGCTCTTCTCGGAGTCGCCCTCGCGATTCCTGCTGGAAGTCGAACCCGCCCGCTTCGAAGCGCTCGCCGAGGCGCTCGCCGGGCTGCCGTTCGCGAAGCTCGGCTCGACCGTCGCGGCGCCCCGCCTCGTGGTCGACGGCCTCGAGGGGGGCCGCGTCCTCGACGCCTCGCTCGACGACATGGAAGCGGCCTGGCGCCGCCCCCTGGACTGGTAG
- a CDS encoding prephenate dehydrogenase has protein sequence MDRLGTVAVVGVGLIGGSIGLALRARGLAAEVVGVGRDLASLQQARERGVIDRATTDLSRGVAEADVVVVCTPVGRIAEDVRHAAELAPRSALITDAGSTKRGIVEAVERSSPRAAEMYVAAHPLAGSERSGSAFARADLYQDRVCVLTPTARTASDRLRRAREFWAGLGCRIVEMGPAEHDEVVAYTSHLPHALAASLAAAVPADWHPLAAGAFRDGTRVAGADTELWTAIFRDNRGPLMNAVAKLQDRLSSLKYALMNDDEESIRRWWSDARARRLLFEAQQPPEA, from the coding sequence TTGGATCGTCTGGGAACTGTGGCCGTCGTGGGGGTCGGTCTGATCGGCGGTTCGATCGGCCTGGCCCTGCGCGCCCGCGGACTGGCGGCCGAGGTGGTCGGCGTGGGCCGCGACCTGGCGAGTCTTCAGCAGGCCAGAGAACGAGGAGTGATCGACCGGGCGACGACCGATCTCTCCCGCGGCGTGGCCGAGGCCGACGTCGTCGTCGTCTGCACCCCCGTGGGCCGCATCGCCGAGGACGTCCGACACGCCGCCGAACTTGCACCGAGATCGGCGCTCATCACCGACGCCGGCAGCACGAAACGCGGCATCGTCGAGGCCGTCGAGCGCTCCTCCCCCCGTGCGGCCGAGATGTACGTCGCCGCGCATCCCCTCGCGGGCTCCGAGCGTTCGGGATCGGCCTTCGCCCGGGCCGACCTGTACCAGGACCGCGTCTGCGTCCTCACCCCGACCGCCCGGACCGCGTCCGATCGCTTGCGGCGGGCGCGCGAGTTCTGGGCGGGCCTGGGCTGCCGGATCGTCGAGATGGGCCCCGCCGAGCACGACGAGGTGGTGGCCTACACCAGCCACCTGCCCCACGCGCTGGCGGCGTCGCTGGCCGCCGCCGTGCCGGCCGACTGGCATCCGCTGGCCGCGGGCGCGTTCCGCGACGGGACCCGCGTGGCCGGGGCCGACACCGAACTCTGGACCGCGATCTTCCGGGACAACCGCGGCCCCCTGATGAACGCCGTGGCCAAGCTCCAGGACCGGCTGTCGTCGCTCAAATACGCCCTCATGAACGACGACGAAGAGTCGATCCGGCGCTGGTGGAGCGACGCCCGGGCCCGTCGCCTCCTGTTCGAAGCCCAGCAGCCGCCCGAAGCCTAG
- a CDS encoding protein kinase domain-containing protein — MDLLLRVTSGPHSGEEQRIDRSDPFIVGRSSRAAFPMVRDLLLSRDHFRIEKKEQVYHLIDLGSTNGTKVNGLRVERVMLREGDVITAGQSALEVLVFGSNPGGTVAASCVGCGARISPPLLPAESGSGESTGVIPPGDIDALDANLCSACRAMRRRFPETDPDFLIDELIGEGGMGEVYRATQLSTGRRVAIKMMLANATADDKAFNYFRREIHVLKNLLTPGGKGHPGIVEFYDLFEVDGHYQLIMEFVDGRNALEWARLFQPLPVATVALIGRQLLSALAYSHGKGFVHRDVKPSNLLVMGPVHRPRVKLSDFGLAKSFAEGNLFSTMTRQGDVGGSTGFLSPDHIREFRDVKEPADVYSAGATLYYLLTNEYPYYGFNPRQANSYELILESPPIPLRAFRPDAPEELENILQKALQKQPRARWKSAQAMSDALQELVLIGQS, encoded by the coding sequence ATGGACCTGCTGCTGCGCGTGACGTCCGGGCCGCATTCGGGTGAGGAGCAGCGGATCGATCGGTCCGACCCCTTCATCGTCGGCCGCTCCTCGCGTGCCGCCTTCCCCATGGTTCGCGACCTGCTCCTCTCCCGCGACCACTTCCGCATCGAGAAAAAGGAACAGGTCTACCACCTGATCGACCTGGGCAGCACCAATGGCACCAAGGTCAACGGCCTCCGAGTCGAGCGCGTCATGCTCCGCGAGGGGGACGTGATCACCGCCGGCCAGAGCGCGCTCGAAGTCCTGGTCTTCGGGTCCAACCCCGGCGGGACCGTTGCGGCGTCCTGCGTCGGCTGCGGGGCCCGGATCTCCCCGCCGCTCCTCCCGGCCGAATCCGGCTCGGGCGAATCGACTGGCGTCATTCCCCCCGGGGACATCGACGCCCTCGACGCCAACCTCTGCTCGGCCTGCCGGGCCATGCGGCGGAGGTTCCCCGAGACGGACCCCGACTTCCTGATCGACGAGCTGATCGGCGAAGGGGGCATGGGCGAGGTCTATCGCGCCACCCAGCTCTCCACCGGCCGCCGCGTGGCGATCAAGATGATGCTGGCCAACGCGACGGCCGACGACAAGGCCTTCAACTACTTCCGGCGCGAGATCCACGTCCTCAAGAATCTGCTGACCCCCGGCGGCAAGGGGCATCCGGGGATCGTCGAATTCTACGACTTGTTCGAGGTGGACGGACACTACCAGCTGATCATGGAGTTCGTGGACGGCCGGAACGCCCTGGAGTGGGCCCGTCTGTTCCAGCCGCTCCCCGTCGCGACGGTGGCGCTGATCGGCCGTCAGCTCCTGTCGGCCCTGGCCTATTCCCACGGCAAGGGTTTCGTCCATCGCGACGTCAAGCCGTCGAATCTGCTGGTGATGGGCCCGGTCCACCGGCCGCGCGTCAAGTTGTCGGACTTCGGGCTCGCCAAGAGCTTCGCCGAAGGCAACCTCTTCTCGACGATGACGCGGCAGGGGGACGTGGGCGGCTCGACCGGGTTTCTCTCGCCCGACCACATCCGCGAGTTCCGCGACGTCAAGGAGCCGGCCGACGTCTACAGCGCGGGGGCGACGCTCTACTACTTGCTCACGAACGAATACCCCTATTACGGCTTCAACCCCCGACAGGCCAATTCGTACGAGCTGATCCTCGAATCGCCGCCGATCCCGCTGCGGGCGTTCCGCCCCGACGCCCCCGAGGAGCTGGAGAACATCCTCCAGAAAGCCCTCCAGAAGCAGCCCAGGGCCCGCTGGAAGTCGGCCCAGGCGATGAGCGACGCCTTGCAGGAGCTGGTGCTGATCGGCCAGTCCTGA
- a CDS encoding AMP-binding protein: MFRPLSPLPTAWRSLLHAFVIQARRIPGRIAMRDSTGAKLTYSETLMRAAALSRVFARELGEEEYVGLMLPPMVPSAVANLALGLLGKVAVNLNYTTNQAMVDSAVEQCGIRKVITSARVLEKCHIRPKVDLVMLEDVPAKVRTTDKMFAAFTGKLAPMALLERLMPGLGTRKLDDLATVIFTSGSTGDPKGVMLTHRNILSNVHQVEEQIHLDDQEVILGILPFFHSFGYTIGLWTGLVLGKTVVYHFNPLDARTIGKLCDEHDVTLVAGTPSFTRMYLKSCSPQQFHALKHLLLGAEKLKDETYREIKEILKIEPMQGYGTTELSPVVAVNVPAPAKLPDGRTIYANRPGTVGLPVPGTAVKTVDPESGADLPPGATGLICVKGPQVMPGYLNKPEATAKVLIDGWYSTGDLGFVDQDGFLTITDRISRFSKIAGEMVPHVGVETAIMAAAGVDEHAVAVTAIPDPKHGERLCVLYTNLNATPDEIHRRLVAAGVPRLWIPSVRDFVSIEEVPITGTGKIDLRALRELAVRQPVA, from the coding sequence ATATTCCGGCCGCTTTCGCCGCTTCCGACCGCGTGGCGCTCGCTTTTGCACGCGTTCGTCATCCAGGCTCGTCGGATCCCCGGCCGAATCGCCATGCGCGACAGCACGGGGGCCAAGCTGACCTATAGCGAGACGCTGATGCGTGCGGCGGCCCTCAGCCGGGTCTTCGCCCGCGAGCTTGGTGAAGAGGAATACGTCGGCCTGATGCTGCCGCCGATGGTCCCGTCCGCGGTGGCGAACCTGGCGCTCGGGCTCCTCGGCAAGGTCGCGGTCAACCTGAACTACACGACGAACCAGGCGATGGTCGACTCGGCCGTCGAGCAGTGCGGCATCCGCAAGGTCATCACGTCGGCGCGGGTCCTGGAGAAATGCCACATCCGACCGAAGGTCGACCTGGTGATGCTGGAGGACGTGCCGGCCAAGGTGCGGACGACCGACAAGATGTTCGCGGCCTTCACGGGCAAGCTCGCGCCGATGGCCCTGCTCGAGCGCCTCATGCCGGGCCTGGGGACGCGGAAGCTGGACGACCTGGCGACGGTGATCTTCACCTCGGGCTCGACCGGCGACCCCAAGGGGGTGATGCTCACCCATCGCAACATCCTGAGCAACGTCCACCAGGTCGAGGAGCAGATCCACCTCGACGACCAGGAGGTGATCCTGGGGATCCTGCCGTTCTTCCATTCGTTCGGGTACACCATCGGCCTGTGGACGGGCCTCGTCCTGGGCAAGACGGTGGTCTACCACTTCAACCCGCTCGACGCCCGGACGATCGGCAAGCTCTGCGACGAGCACGACGTCACGCTGGTCGCGGGGACGCCCTCGTTCACCAGGATGTACCTCAAGAGCTGCAGCCCGCAGCAGTTCCACGCCTTGAAGCACCTGCTCTTGGGCGCCGAAAAGCTCAAGGACGAGACCTATCGCGAGATCAAGGAGATCCTCAAGATCGAGCCCATGCAGGGCTACGGCACGACCGAACTCTCTCCCGTGGTCGCGGTCAACGTGCCGGCCCCGGCGAAGCTCCCCGACGGCCGGACGATCTATGCGAATCGGCCGGGCACGGTCGGGCTTCCCGTCCCCGGGACGGCCGTGAAGACCGTCGATCCCGAGTCCGGAGCCGACCTGCCGCCGGGCGCGACCGGCTTGATCTGCGTGAAGGGCCCCCAGGTCATGCCGGGATACCTGAACAAGCCCGAGGCCACCGCCAAGGTGCTCATCGACGGCTGGTATTCCACGGGCGACCTGGGCTTCGTGGATCAGGACGGCTTTTTGACGATCACGGACCGAATCAGCCGGTTCTCGAAGATCGCCGGCGAGATGGTCCCTCACGTGGGCGTCGAGACCGCGATCATGGCCGCCGCGGGCGTCGACGAGCACGCGGTGGCCGTGACGGCGATCCCGGACCCCAAGCACGGCGAGCGGCTGTGCGTCCTCTACACCAACCTGAACGCCACCCCCGACGAGATCCATCGCCGGCTCGTGGCCGCGGGCGTCCCCCGGCTCTGGATCCCCTCCGTCCGCGACTTCGTGTCGATCGAGGAGGTCCCCATCACCGGGACCGGCAAGATCGACCTTCGCGCCCTCCGCGAACTGGCCGTCAGGCAGCCCGTCGCCTGA